From the uncultured Fretibacterium sp. genome, one window contains:
- a CDS encoding RsmD family RNA methyltransferase, with amino-acid sequence MKEVRPTSGRVLLALFSILDSMRGAVGSLEGARFLDLFAGTGRVGLEALRRGAASVVFVESVRARAQAIERSVPHTASGGAEVLDLELRRAVAWLRRRKRVFDVVFADPPYHEGWGAALLDVGGLSELLAPDGVMVVEHASREPLTVPLEWQVGSDREYGETILTFLSPLHAVREAEAREGVPQQEGEVGE; translated from the coding sequence TTGAAGGAGGTCCGCCCCACCTCCGGCCGGGTCCTCCTGGCCCTGTTCAGCATCCTGGACTCCATGCGCGGCGCCGTCGGGTCCCTGGAGGGCGCGAGGTTCCTCGACCTCTTCGCGGGGACGGGCCGCGTCGGGCTCGAGGCGCTGCGCCGAGGCGCGGCCTCCGTGGTCTTCGTGGAATCGGTCCGCGCAAGGGCCCAGGCAATCGAGCGCTCCGTGCCGCACACGGCCTCGGGCGGAGCGGAGGTCCTGGACCTCGAGCTGCGGAGGGCCGTCGCCTGGCTGCGCAGGCGGAAACGGGTCTTCGATGTCGTGTTCGCCGACCCCCCCTACCACGAGGGGTGGGGGGCGGCGCTGCTGGATGTCGGAGGTCTTTCGGAGCTCCTCGCGCCGGACGGCGTCATGGTCGTGGAGCATGCGTCTCGGGAGCCTCTGACCGTCCCGTTGGAATGGCAGGTCGGCTCCGACCGGGAGTACGGGGAGACGATACTGACGTTCCTGAGCCCCCTGCACGCCGTTCGGGAGGCCGAAGCGCGGGAGGGCGTACCGCAGCAAGAAGGAGAGGTGGGCGAATGA